The genome window AGCAAATGGAATTGTAAAATTACTTTTAGATAATGGGATTACAGGTAATCCTATAGCTATGCATAAATGGAAAGACTTATATACTTTAAACTATGATAATAGAGTAGATATAGAAAATGTAGTTAATTTTACTGATTGTGTTAAAATAAATGATATATTAGAATTTCCAGAAAATAAAATAAAAATAATGGTGTTTGCAACAGGTGATGAAGTTAATAATATATATAATATTATAAATGATAGTAAATATGGAGATTATGTAACACAGGCAAGAAGTTCAAACATACTAGTTGAAATGACAAAAAAAGGAGTAACCAAAGCATCAGCTCTAGAAATATTATGTGAAAAATTAAATATTCCTTTGGAAAATGTATTGGCATTTGGAAATGCTGAAAATGATAAAGAAATGATAGCTGAAGTAGGATACGGATATGCTATGAAAAATTCAGAAGATTTATTATTAGTTAATGCTAAAAATATCACTAAATATACAAATAATGAAAATGGAGTAGAAAGAGAGATAATTGACATACTAGGTATCTAATGTTATACTAAAAATGATTGAAATAAGTAAGAGGAGATGATGGAAATATGAACATAATATTATTTGGACCACCAGGAGCAGGAAAAGGAACACAAGCAAAAGAATTAATAGAAAGATTTAACATACCACAAATTTCTACAGGAGATATATTAAGAGCAGCTATTGCTAATCAAACACCATTAGGTTTAGAAGCTAAAAAATTAATGGATGCAGGATCTCTTGTTGGTGATGACATAGTTAATGGTTTAGTAGAAGAAAGATTAAAAGAAAAAGATACTGAAAATGGATTTATTTTAGATGGATATCCAAGAACAGTAGAACAAGCAAAAGTTCTAGATAAAATATTAGAAAAACAAGAAAAAGAAATAGATAAAGTTATTGCTTTAGTTGTTGAAGATGATGAAATTTTAAAAAGAATTACAGGAAGAAGAGTTTCTAAAAAAACAGGTAAAATTTATCATATAATATATAATCCGCCAGTAGATGAAAATCCAGAAGATTTAATTCAAAGAGATGATGATACAGAAGCAGTAGTAATAAATAGATTAAAAAACTATAAAGCACAAACTGCTCCAGTATTAGATTACTATATTGAAAAAGGTAAAGTAGCAGAAATTCAAGGAGAAAGAGAAAGTAAATATATTACTGAAGAAATAATAGATTTATTAGAAAATAATTGTAATATATAGGTGTGTATATGATTAAACTAAAAACATTAGAAGATATAAAGAAAATAAAGGAAGCTAATCAAATAATAGCTAGACTTTATGAAGATATAATACCTAAATATATGAAGGCAGGAATATCAACTTGGGAACTTGATCAAATTTGTGAAGACTATATTAGATCACAAGGAGCAACTCCTGGTACTAAAGGATATGATATAGGGTGGCCAACTCCTCCTTATCCTGCAGCAACTTGTATATCAGTAAATGAAAAAATAGTGCACGGTATACCAAGTAAAACTGAAATTTTAAAAGAAGGAGATATAGTTTCTTTAGATACGGTTACAGTTTTAGATGGATATTATGGAGATGCAGCTAAAACATTTGCTATAGGTAATATAGATGAAAGAACAAAGAAATTATTAGAAGTTACTGAACGTGCTCGTAGTATAGGAATAGAACAAGCTGTAGCTGGAAATACTATAGGAGATATAGGTTCAGCAATACAATTATATGTTGAAAGAAATGGATTTTCTGTAGTTAGAGAGTTTACAGGACATGGTGTTGGATTTAAAATGCATGAAGATCCTTATGTTCCTAATTACGGTAAACCTGGAAAAGGAGAATTAATCGAAAATGGACTTGTAATAGCTATAGAACCTATGGTTAATATGGGTACTTTTAAGATTAAGATGCTTAAAGATGGTTGGAGTGTTGTTACTCAAGATAAGAAAAAATCAGCTCACTTTGAACATTCAGTAGCTATAGTAGACGGTAAACCACTAGTATTAAGTGAAAAAGAGTAAGTATAAATTTGTGGGGTATTATAATAGAAAGGAAAAATAATTTTAAAGATCTTGAATTTATTATTAGATAATAGTTACTTTTATAGGATTATTTTTTCTAGAACCTAAATCAGAGTTTTATTCTGGGTTTAATACGGGCCTTATTATATTTGCAACTTTTATAAGTATAATAAATTTCTATAAACAAGGAATTAATCCTGAAAGTATATACCTTTTATTTTTAGTGACTGTACTATTTCGGGGAACTAGATTAGCTTAATAGTATTTAAAAAGTAGTATTTTTATAATCACAAATTTACTACTTTTTTATTTATATTATTAAAGTAAAATAGATATAGAAAAAGTATTTTTGTTAAATTAATTATTTTAG of Pseudostreptobacillus hongkongensis contains these proteins:
- a CDS encoding HAD-IIB family hydrolase; protein product: MKDKIKLIAVDFDGTFLDDTHFKQDLTYVDKIRKANISQEFVFASGRATAGIVELVKRLGMNDMVRYIIGHNGAEIYDLKENKLIYSNPLDDDIANGIVKLLLDNGITGNPIAMHKWKDLYTLNYDNRVDIENVVNFTDCVKINDILEFPENKIKIMVFATGDEVNNIYNIINDSKYGDYVTQARSSNILVEMTKKGVTKASALEILCEKLNIPLENVLAFGNAENDKEMIAEVGYGYAMKNSEDLLLVNAKNITKYTNNENGVEREIIDILGI
- a CDS encoding adenylate kinase; the protein is MNIILFGPPGAGKGTQAKELIERFNIPQISTGDILRAAIANQTPLGLEAKKLMDAGSLVGDDIVNGLVEERLKEKDTENGFILDGYPRTVEQAKVLDKILEKQEKEIDKVIALVVEDDEILKRITGRRVSKKTGKIYHIIYNPPVDENPEDLIQRDDDTEAVVINRLKNYKAQTAPVLDYYIEKGKVAEIQGERESKYITEEIIDLLENNCNI
- the map gene encoding type I methionyl aminopeptidase; amino-acid sequence: MIKLKTLEDIKKIKEANQIIARLYEDIIPKYMKAGISTWELDQICEDYIRSQGATPGTKGYDIGWPTPPYPAATCISVNEKIVHGIPSKTEILKEGDIVSLDTVTVLDGYYGDAAKTFAIGNIDERTKKLLEVTERARSIGIEQAVAGNTIGDIGSAIQLYVERNGFSVVREFTGHGVGFKMHEDPYVPNYGKPGKGELIENGLVIAIEPMVNMGTFKIKMLKDGWSVVTQDKKKSAHFEHSVAIVDGKPLVLSEKE